The following proteins are co-located in the Spinactinospora alkalitolerans genome:
- a CDS encoding CoA-transferase subunit beta translates to MDTTVNWSSDEIMTVTAARALTGDMACFVGIGLPSTAANLARRTHAPGLWMIYESGTLGAKPDTLPLSIGDGVLAETADSVVPVPEIFNYWLQPGRIDVGFLGAAQIDRHANINTTVIGDYDDPKVRLPGAGGAPEIAASCRQVMVIVRQSRRAFVESVDFVTSVGYGGGAGDRERLGLRGGGPSRVITDLGVLEPDPRTRELTLVSVHPGVEVDDVRAATGWELAVSPDLAVTPAPSDEELAALRKLTGR, encoded by the coding sequence ATGGACACGACCGTGAACTGGTCCTCCGACGAGATCATGACCGTCACCGCGGCGCGGGCCCTGACCGGTGACATGGCCTGCTTCGTCGGGATCGGCCTGCCGAGCACGGCGGCCAACCTGGCCCGCCGCACGCACGCGCCGGGCCTGTGGATGATCTACGAGTCGGGCACGCTCGGCGCCAAGCCCGACACGCTCCCGCTGTCCATCGGCGACGGCGTGCTCGCCGAGACCGCCGACAGCGTCGTCCCGGTCCCCGAGATCTTCAACTACTGGCTGCAGCCCGGCCGGATCGACGTCGGCTTCCTCGGCGCGGCGCAGATCGACCGCCACGCCAACATCAACACCACCGTGATCGGCGACTACGACGACCCGAAGGTGCGGCTGCCCGGAGCCGGCGGCGCCCCCGAGATCGCCGCCTCGTGCCGGCAGGTCATGGTGATCGTCCGGCAGAGCCGGCGCGCCTTCGTCGAGTCCGTCGATTTCGTGACGTCGGTCGGCTACGGTGGCGGCGCCGGCGACCGCGAACGGCTGGGGCTGCGCGGCGGCGGGCCGTCGCGGGTCATCACCGACCTGGGCGTCCTCGAACCCGATCCGCGCACCCGGGAGCTGACGCTGGTCAGCGTGCACCCCGGTGTCGAGGTCGACGACGTGCGCGCCGCGACGGGTTGGGAGCTGGCCGTGTCCCCGGATCTGGCCGTGACCCCCGCCCCGAGTGACGAGGAGCTGGCGGCGTTGCGGAAACTGACGGGTAGGTAA
- a CDS encoding CoA transferase subunit A, with amino-acid sequence MIVPLDEGIRELVRDGDTVALEGFTHLIPVSAGHEIIRQGRRDLTLVRMTPDVVYDQLIGAGCARKLVFSWGGNPGVGSLHRFRDAIQNGWPVPLEIEEHSHAGMANRYVAGASGVPFAVLRGYTGTDLIGQTANIKTVTCPFSGEELTAVPAVNPDVTIVHAQRADRAGNVQMWGITGVQKEAVLAARRSLVTVEEVVDELDPVPGQVILPSRVVTAVAEVPGGARPSYAHGYYSRDNGAYQAWDLISRDREAFENWLETDVFGGRPADAAREGGRH; translated from the coding sequence ATGATCGTGCCGCTGGACGAGGGGATCCGTGAGCTCGTCCGTGACGGGGACACGGTCGCGCTGGAGGGCTTCACCCACCTGATCCCCGTATCCGCGGGTCATGAGATCATCCGGCAGGGCCGCCGCGACCTGACCCTGGTGCGCATGACCCCCGACGTGGTCTACGACCAGTTGATCGGAGCGGGCTGCGCGCGCAAGCTGGTGTTCTCCTGGGGCGGCAACCCCGGCGTGGGCTCCCTGCACCGCTTCCGCGACGCCATCCAGAACGGCTGGCCCGTCCCACTGGAGATCGAGGAGCACAGCCACGCCGGCATGGCCAACCGCTACGTCGCCGGCGCCTCGGGCGTCCCGTTCGCGGTGCTGCGCGGCTACACCGGCACCGACCTGATCGGGCAGACCGCCAACATCAAGACGGTCACCTGCCCGTTCAGCGGGGAGGAGCTGACGGCCGTCCCCGCGGTCAACCCCGATGTGACGATCGTGCACGCCCAGCGCGCCGACCGCGCCGGCAACGTGCAGATGTGGGGCATCACCGGCGTGCAGAAGGAGGCGGTGCTCGCCGCGCGGCGGTCCCTGGTCACCGTCGAGGAGGTCGTGGACGAACTCGACCCCGTCCCCGGCCAGGTCATCCTGCCCTCCCGGGTGGTGACGGCCGTGGCGGAGGTCCCCGGCGGGGCGCGTCCCTCCTACGCCCACGGGTATTACAGCCGTGACAACGGCGCCTACCAGGCGTGGGACCTGATCAGCAGGGACCGCGAGGCGTTCGAGAACTGGCTGGAGACCGACGTGTTCGGCGGAAGGCCCGCCGACGCCGCGCGGGAAGGCGGACGGCACTGA
- a CDS encoding ABC transporter substrate-binding protein yields the protein MRRKIFALTGAAVLVMTSACGGGDETEEGGLTEVTVGAIPIVDVAPLHLGVEQGYFEEHGIDLTIENTTGGAAAVPGVVSGNFEFAFGNVTSLIIGRQENLPLKVVSNGVTSSGEDGNDFGGIVVPEGSDITSPEQLEGATIAVNNLENIGDTTVRNSVEQAGGDSGDIEFIELAFPDMPAALENGEVDAAWVVEPFLTSSMENGATEIASNFVDASPSLTIATYFTSEQMIAEDPELVEAFRTAMHESLNYANANPDEVRRIVTTYTEIDQNLIDKIRLPNFPAEVDQQSVQTIADLMVEYDTIDEAPNLDELYYE from the coding sequence ATGCGTCGAAAGATCTTCGCTCTGACCGGTGCCGCGGTACTCGTCATGACCTCGGCATGCGGTGGCGGTGACGAAACCGAGGAAGGCGGGCTGACCGAAGTCACCGTGGGTGCGATCCCGATCGTCGACGTCGCACCACTCCACCTCGGCGTGGAGCAGGGCTACTTCGAAGAGCACGGCATCGACCTGACGATCGAGAACACCACCGGCGGCGCCGCAGCCGTCCCCGGTGTCGTCAGCGGCAACTTCGAGTTCGCCTTCGGCAACGTCACCTCGCTGATCATCGGCCGCCAGGAGAACCTGCCGCTCAAGGTCGTCTCCAACGGCGTGACCAGCAGCGGTGAGGACGGCAACGACTTCGGCGGCATCGTCGTTCCCGAGGGCAGCGACATCACCTCCCCCGAGCAGCTCGAGGGCGCCACGATCGCGGTCAACAACCTCGAGAACATCGGCGACACCACGGTACGCAACTCCGTGGAGCAGGCCGGCGGCGACTCCGGCGACATCGAGTTCATCGAGCTCGCCTTCCCCGACATGCCCGCCGCGCTGGAGAACGGCGAGGTCGACGCGGCATGGGTGGTGGAGCCCTTCCTCACCTCGTCGATGGAGAACGGGGCCACGGAGATCGCGTCCAACTTCGTCGACGCCTCCCCGAGCCTGACCATCGCCACCTACTTCACCTCCGAGCAGATGATCGCGGAGGACCCCGAGCTCGTCGAGGCCTTCCGCACCGCGATGCACGAGTCCCTCAACTACGCCAACGCCAACCCCGACGAGGTCCGGCGCATCGTCACCACGTACACCGAGATCGACCAGAACCTGATCGACAAGATCAGGCTGCCGAACTTCCCCGCCGAGGTCGACCAGCAGTCCGTGCAGACCATCGCCGACCTGATGGTCGAGTACGACACGATCGACGAGGCGCCCAATCTGGACGAGCTGTACTACGAATGA
- a CDS encoding ABC transporter permease — protein sequence MTENVRTSAVPAASGSPDPAPRPAAAPPRRGLRLGNTALGVIGIVGFLALWEIVPRVGLVSGRYLPPASEVLAALAERMTMPTFWTALVDTLAGWGLGLAIAFGAAVVLGFTIGSVPALRRFTASTVEFLRPIPSVALIPLAVLLYATDIRSTLLLVVYAAFWQIYIQVLYGVADVDPVAEQTARSFGLGRLSRVRHIIWPSALPYLLTGLRLGAAVALILAITAQLIIGSPGLGKEIAVAQTSGAVDSVYALVIATGALGVTLNVGVRMLERRLLHWHTSVRGESSA from the coding sequence ATGACCGAGAACGTTCGCACGTCCGCCGTGCCGGCCGCCTCCGGGTCCCCCGACCCGGCGCCGCGGCCGGCCGCGGCGCCGCCGCGCCGCGGCCTCCGCCTGGGCAACACCGCGCTGGGAGTCATCGGCATCGTCGGGTTCCTGGCGCTGTGGGAGATCGTGCCGCGCGTGGGCCTGGTCTCCGGCAGGTACCTGCCGCCGGCCTCCGAGGTCCTCGCCGCGCTGGCCGAGCGCATGACCATGCCGACGTTTTGGACCGCCCTCGTCGACACCCTGGCCGGCTGGGGCCTCGGACTGGCCATCGCCTTCGGCGCGGCCGTCGTCCTGGGCTTCACGATCGGCTCCGTGCCCGCCCTGCGCCGCTTCACCGCCTCCACCGTGGAGTTCCTGCGCCCGATTCCCTCGGTCGCGCTGATCCCGCTGGCGGTGCTGCTCTACGCCACCGACATTCGCTCCACCCTGCTGCTCGTCGTCTACGCGGCGTTCTGGCAGATCTACATCCAGGTGCTCTACGGCGTCGCCGACGTCGACCCGGTCGCCGAGCAGACCGCCCGCTCCTTCGGGCTGGGCCGGCTGTCCAGGGTCCGGCACATCATCTGGCCCTCGGCCCTGCCCTACCTGCTCACCGGACTCCGGCTGGGCGCGGCGGTCGCACTGATCCTCGCGATCACCGCCCAGCTCATCATCGGCAGCCCCGGCCTGGGCAAGGAGATCGCCGTCGCGCAGACCAGCGGCGCCGTCGACTCCGTCTACGCGCTCGTCATCGCGACCGGTGCGCTGGGCGTGACCCTCAACGTCGGGGTGCGGATGCTGGAACGCCGCCTGCTGCACTGGCACACCTCCGTCCGGGGAGAGAGCTCCGCATGA
- a CDS encoding ABC transporter permease, with translation MTTVKATPERRTPAPRALGRAGLRLWHLLALPVALILLWWWISASSGMYYMPPPDVIATTFADVWFSERFFEDALPSVARLLTGFALAAVLGVGIGVALGLSPRLRALTEPVLEFLRAVPPPVLVPLLILLAGISTSMKLLVIVSGCIWPILLNTVEGVRAVDPVLADTCRCYGVRGRRWLTTLVLRSASPQIMAGMRQALSIAIILMVISEMFASSSGLGFTIVQFQRSFAIPEMWSGIVLLGLIGFLLSLVFQFVEKRVLVWYNGVRAATRGE, from the coding sequence ATGACCACCGTGAAAGCGACGCCCGAGCGGCGCACCCCGGCGCCACGTGCGCTCGGCCGGGCGGGCCTGCGCCTGTGGCACCTGCTGGCGCTGCCCGTCGCGCTGATCCTGCTGTGGTGGTGGATCAGCGCCTCCAGCGGCATGTACTACATGCCGCCGCCCGACGTCATCGCCACCACCTTCGCCGACGTCTGGTTCTCCGAGCGCTTCTTCGAGGACGCGCTGCCCAGCGTCGCCCGGCTGCTGACCGGGTTCGCGCTGGCCGCCGTGCTCGGCGTCGGCATCGGGGTCGCACTGGGCCTCTCGCCCCGGCTGCGGGCCCTGACCGAGCCGGTGCTGGAGTTCCTGCGGGCCGTCCCGCCGCCCGTGCTGGTCCCGCTGCTGATCCTGCTGGCCGGCATCAGCACCTCGATGAAGCTGCTGGTCATCGTGTCCGGCTGCATCTGGCCGATCCTGCTCAACACCGTCGAGGGCGTCCGCGCGGTCGACCCGGTGCTCGCCGACACCTGCCGCTGCTACGGCGTCCGCGGCCGCCGGTGGCTCACCACGCTGGTGCTGCGCTCGGCCAGCCCGCAGATCATGGCCGGGATGCGCCAGGCGCTGTCCATCGCGATCATCCTGATGGTGATCAGCGAGATGTTCGCCAGCTCCAGCGGCCTCGGCTTCACCATCGTGCAGTTCCAGCGCAGCTTCGCCATTCCGGAGATGTGGTCCGGCATCGTGCTGCTCGGCCTCATCGGCTTCCTGCTGTCGCTGGTGTTCCAGTTCGTCGAGAAGCGCGTGCTGGTCTGGTACAACGGCGTCCGCGCCGCCACCCGTGGGGAGTGA
- the pcaG gene encoding protocatechuate 3,4-dioxygenase subunit alpha codes for MTSETTPSQTVGPYLHIGLPWPDGPFAVAKGSPDGFWIRGVLYDGAGAVVPDGLIETWQADPDGRFDHPDDPRGAVDRPGFRAFGRCQTDGDGAFGIFTLKPGPVPGPRGPQAPHIDVSVFARGMLHRVVTRIYFPEEHAANAVDPVLTSVADPRAREALVARPAEDGYRFDIHLQGDDETAFFDI; via the coding sequence ATGACGAGTGAGACGACACCGTCGCAGACGGTCGGCCCCTACCTGCACATCGGGCTGCCCTGGCCGGACGGGCCGTTCGCGGTGGCCAAGGGCTCGCCGGACGGCTTCTGGATCCGCGGCGTCCTCTACGACGGCGCGGGGGCGGTCGTCCCCGACGGCCTCATCGAGACCTGGCAGGCCGATCCCGACGGCCGCTTCGACCACCCCGACGACCCGCGGGGCGCCGTCGACCGCCCGGGGTTCCGCGCGTTCGGGCGCTGCCAGACCGACGGCGACGGCGCGTTCGGGATCTTCACCCTCAAGCCCGGCCCGGTGCCGGGACCGCGGGGCCCGCAGGCGCCGCACATCGACGTCTCGGTGTTCGCGCGCGGCATGCTGCACCGGGTGGTGACGCGGATCTACTTCCCCGAGGAGCACGCCGCCAACGCCGTCGACCCGGTGCTCACCAGCGTGGCCGACCCGCGGGCGCGCGAGGCGCTGGTCGCGCGGCCGGCCGAGGACGGCTACCGGTTCGACATCCACCTGCAGGGCGATGACGAGACCGCGTTCTTCGACATCTAG
- the pcaH gene encoding protocatechuate 3,4-dioxygenase subunit beta, producing the protein MTTPTGPTGPNPEQGLSVPGYIRDHEVHPPLDYSGYRSTALRHPKRPLTLLPHMLTEITSPVLGHDRLGELDNDLTRQHDEEPQGQRIIVHGQVRDSDGRPVPHTLVEIWQANAGGRYRHVSDNWPCPLDPNFTGVGRTMTDTEGRYRFTTIQPGAYPWKNHDNAWRPAHIHFSLFGRAFTQRLVTQMYFPGDPLFFQDPMWNSIPDPKARERLVARFDYANTAPEWALAYEWDIVLRGRESTPFEAEGDDDDE; encoded by the coding sequence ATGACGACACCCACCGGGCCCACGGGCCCGAACCCGGAGCAGGGCCTCTCTGTTCCGGGCTACATCCGCGACCACGAGGTCCATCCGCCGCTGGACTACTCCGGCTACCGGAGCACGGCGCTGCGGCACCCCAAGCGCCCGCTCACGCTGCTGCCGCACATGCTCACCGAGATCACCAGCCCGGTGCTCGGCCACGACCGCCTGGGCGAGCTGGACAACGACCTCACCCGCCAGCACGACGAGGAGCCCCAGGGCCAGCGCATCATCGTGCACGGCCAGGTGCGCGACAGCGACGGCAGGCCGGTGCCGCACACCCTGGTCGAGATCTGGCAGGCCAACGCCGGCGGCCGCTACCGGCACGTCAGCGACAACTGGCCGTGCCCGCTGGACCCCAACTTCACCGGCGTCGGCCGCACCATGACCGACACCGAGGGCCGCTACCGCTTCACCACGATCCAGCCGGGCGCCTACCCGTGGAAGAACCACGACAACGCCTGGCGCCCCGCGCACATCCACTTCTCGCTGTTCGGCCGGGCCTTCACCCAGCGGCTGGTCACCCAGATGTACTTCCCCGGCGACCCGCTGTTCTTCCAGGACCCGATGTGGAACTCGATCCCCGACCCCAAGGCGCGCGAGCGGCTGGTGGCCCGGTTCGACTACGCCAACACCGCGCCGGAGTGGGCGCTGGCCTACGAGTGGGACATCGTGCTGCGCGGCCGGGAGTCGACGCCGTTCGAGGCGGAAGGGGACGACGATGACGAGTGA
- a CDS encoding IclR family transcriptional regulator: protein MSAVEHEAAHGARGEHFVQSLERGLAVIRAFSPQTPSMTLSEVARVTGLTRAAARRFLLTLADLGYVRTDGRMFALTPRVLELGYAYLSSAGLPEVAQPHLERLVAEVRESSSVSVLDGDDVVYVARVPTSRIMAVAINVGTRFPAYVTSMGRVLLAGRPAAELDAYLERLEPQRLTAHTVTSPTRLRAEIERVRGQGWSIVDQELEEGLRSVAAPIRDRNGAVIAAVNVSAHASRTAVEDIRRDLLPPLLATAARIEADLEIATRGNGTGG, encoded by the coding sequence ATGAGCGCAGTGGAACACGAAGCGGCACATGGTGCGCGCGGCGAACACTTCGTCCAGTCCCTGGAGCGGGGGCTCGCCGTCATCCGCGCCTTTTCGCCGCAGACGCCGTCGATGACGCTGAGCGAAGTGGCCAGGGTAACCGGACTGACCCGGGCCGCGGCCCGCAGGTTCCTGCTGACGCTGGCCGACCTCGGCTACGTGCGCACCGACGGCCGGATGTTCGCACTCACCCCCCGCGTGCTGGAGCTGGGCTACGCCTACCTGTCGTCGGCCGGCCTGCCCGAGGTCGCGCAGCCGCACCTGGAGCGCCTGGTCGCCGAAGTCAGGGAGTCCTCCTCGGTCTCGGTGCTGGACGGCGACGACGTCGTCTACGTCGCGCGCGTCCCCACCTCGCGGATCATGGCGGTGGCGATCAACGTCGGGACCCGCTTCCCCGCCTACGTCACCTCCATGGGCCGGGTGCTGCTCGCCGGGAGGCCGGCGGCCGAACTCGACGCCTACCTGGAGCGGCTGGAGCCGCAGCGGCTGACCGCGCACACGGTCACCTCCCCCACCCGGCTGCGCGCCGAGATCGAACGCGTGCGCGGGCAGGGCTGGTCGATCGTCGACCAGGAGCTGGAGGAGGGGCTGCGGTCGGTCGCCGCGCCGATCCGCGACCGCAACGGCGCCGTCATCGCCGCGGTCAACGTCTCGGCGCACGCGAGCCGCACGGCGGTGGAGGACATCCGCCGCGACCTGCTGCCCCCGCTGCTGGCCACGGCCGCCAGGATCGAGGCCGACCTGGAGATCGCCACGCGCGGCAACGGCACCGGCGGCTGA
- the pcaB gene encoding 3-carboxy-cis,cis-muconate cycloisomerase, giving the protein MTQEAGGLFGGVFARGAAAAEVGDAAWLRALLDAEAALARAQASVGLIGRGDAEAIAAACVPGRFDPDRIGAAAAGGGNPVIPLVKELTAAVSGDAARHVHKGATSQDIMDTAAMLVSRRACAAVLADAAALTDGLADLAGAHRDTAMAGRTLLQQALPTTFGVVAAGWLHALDGAAARLAEVAEGRLAAQLGGAAGTLASLGDSGPDVVAAYARELGLAEPVLPWHTDRGRVAELAGALGGMCGAVGKAARDVTLLAQTEVGEVSEQGGPGSGGSSTLPHKRNPVAAVSALACAERAPGLVGTLLGAMVQEHQRAAGSWHAEWLPLTELLRATGSAVAWLGASVERLRVDAARMRANLDLTGGLLLAERVTTALAPELGRMRAHELVKAACAQAVDSGGDLADVLARHLEGRRSPEEVAGLLDPAGYLGSAGAFVDRALAAHRSGGRP; this is encoded by the coding sequence GTGACACAGGAGGCAGGGGGCCTCTTCGGGGGCGTGTTCGCGCGGGGCGCGGCGGCGGCCGAGGTCGGCGACGCCGCATGGCTGCGGGCGCTGCTCGACGCCGAGGCCGCGCTGGCCCGGGCGCAGGCCTCGGTGGGGCTGATCGGGCGCGGCGACGCCGAGGCGATCGCCGCGGCCTGCGTGCCCGGGCGCTTCGACCCCGACCGGATCGGCGCGGCCGCCGCCGGGGGCGGCAATCCGGTGATCCCGCTGGTCAAGGAGTTGACCGCCGCGGTCTCCGGGGATGCCGCCCGGCACGTTCACAAAGGGGCGACCAGCCAGGACATCATGGACACCGCCGCCATGCTGGTGAGCCGGCGGGCGTGCGCGGCGGTCCTGGCCGACGCGGCCGCCCTCACCGACGGGCTCGCCGACCTGGCCGGGGCGCACCGCGACACCGCGATGGCGGGGCGCACGCTGCTGCAGCAGGCGCTGCCCACCACGTTCGGCGTCGTCGCGGCCGGATGGCTGCACGCGCTGGACGGCGCGGCCGCGCGGCTGGCCGAGGTGGCCGAGGGCCGGCTGGCCGCGCAACTGGGCGGGGCGGCCGGCACGCTGGCGTCGCTGGGCGACTCCGGTCCCGACGTGGTCGCGGCCTACGCCCGCGAGCTGGGACTGGCCGAGCCGGTGCTGCCCTGGCACACCGACCGCGGCCGCGTGGCCGAGCTGGCCGGCGCCCTCGGCGGGATGTGCGGGGCGGTGGGCAAGGCGGCGCGCGACGTCACACTGCTCGCCCAGACCGAGGTCGGCGAGGTGTCGGAGCAGGGCGGCCCGGGCAGCGGCGGGTCCTCGACGCTCCCGCACAAGCGCAACCCGGTGGCGGCGGTGTCCGCGCTGGCCTGCGCCGAGCGGGCGCCCGGGCTCGTGGGCACGCTGCTGGGCGCGATGGTGCAGGAGCACCAGCGCGCGGCCGGCTCCTGGCACGCCGAATGGCTTCCGCTGACCGAACTCCTGCGCGCCACCGGGTCCGCCGTCGCCTGGCTGGGCGCCTCCGTCGAGCGGCTGCGCGTGGACGCCGCCAGGATGCGGGCCAACCTGGACCTGACCGGCGGACTCCTGCTCGCCGAGCGCGTCACCACCGCGCTGGCCCCGGAGCTGGGCCGGATGCGGGCCCACGAACTGGTCAAGGCCGCCTGCGCGCAGGCCGTCGACTCCGGCGGCGACCTCGCCGACGTGCTGGCGCGGCACCTGGAGGGCCGCCGGTCCCCCGAGGAGGTCGCCGGACTGCTGGACCCGGCCGGCTACCTGGGCAGCGCCGGCGCGTTCGTCGACCGGGCGCTGGCCGCGCACCGGTCCGGAGGCCGGCCGTGA
- a CDS encoding ABC transporter ATP-binding protein — protein sequence MLDVAGLQKIYRGEGRSVEAVRDLTFTLGDGELACLVGPSGCGKTTLLKCIAGLMQPTSGAVTLAGSPVTGPPPDMAVVFQEYGRSLFPWLTVRGNVELPLKEKKLPKDKRGRLVGEALEAVGLADFADSYPWQLSGGMQQRVAIARAIAYEPRVLLMDEPFAAVDAQTRADLEDLIRSLWKRFGMTILFVTHDIDEAVYLGQRVLVLSSSPTVIQDDITVDLSDERDQLVTRGERRFTELRAKVYEEIQNAKRGPVAASVSGE from the coding sequence ATGCTCGACGTCGCCGGCCTGCAGAAGATCTACCGGGGGGAGGGCCGCTCGGTCGAGGCCGTGCGCGACCTCACCTTCACCCTCGGCGACGGTGAACTCGCGTGCCTGGTCGGCCCCTCGGGCTGCGGCAAGACGACGCTGCTCAAGTGCATCGCCGGCCTGATGCAGCCGACCTCGGGGGCGGTCACGCTGGCCGGGAGCCCGGTCACCGGCCCGCCGCCGGACATGGCCGTGGTGTTCCAGGAGTACGGCCGCAGCCTGTTCCCCTGGCTCACCGTCCGGGGCAACGTCGAGCTGCCGCTGAAGGAGAAGAAGCTGCCCAAGGACAAGCGGGGGCGGCTGGTCGGGGAGGCCCTGGAGGCCGTCGGCCTGGCCGACTTCGCCGACTCCTACCCCTGGCAGCTCTCCGGCGGCATGCAGCAGCGCGTGGCCATCGCCAGGGCGATCGCCTACGAGCCCCGCGTGCTGCTGATGGACGAGCCGTTCGCCGCCGTGGACGCCCAGACCCGCGCCGACCTGGAGGACCTCATCCGGTCGCTGTGGAAGCGGTTCGGGATGACCATCCTGTTCGTCACGCACGACATCGACGAGGCCGTCTACCTCGGCCAGCGGGTGCTGGTGCTGTCGTCCTCGCCGACCGTGATCCAGGACGACATCACCGTCGACCTGTCCGACGAGCGCGACCAGCTCGTCACCCGCGGCGAGCGCCGGTTCACCGAACTGCGGGCCAAGGTCTATGAGGAGATCCAGAACGCCAAGCGCGGACCGGTCGCGGCGAGCGTGAGCGGTGAGTGA
- a CDS encoding alpha/beta fold hydrolase translates to MNEWKPTETFDSAQGAVRWGSLGTGDPVVLLHGTPFSSVVWRDVARALAADHRVFFWDMPGYGASAKFEGQDVSLAAQADVFAELLRHWGPAAPAVVAHDFGGAVALRAHLLNGCAYRSLALVDVVALAPWGSPFFRLVAENTDVFARLPAHLHEALVGAYIASAAHGEHAPGTLRELCAPWLGEDGQAAFYRQIAQADQRHTDEVQPRYGEIDLPVLVCWGDRDTWIPPAKGRELSELIPGARHRLMEGAGHLVQLDAPAQLTAALAGFLAERG, encoded by the coding sequence ATGAACGAATGGAAGCCGACCGAAACATTCGACTCCGCCCAGGGTGCGGTGCGCTGGGGATCGCTCGGGACGGGCGACCCCGTCGTACTGCTGCACGGAACCCCGTTCTCCTCGGTGGTCTGGCGCGACGTCGCGCGCGCCCTCGCGGCCGACCACCGGGTCTTCTTCTGGGACATGCCGGGCTACGGCGCCTCGGCCAAGTTCGAGGGCCAGGACGTCTCCCTGGCCGCGCAGGCCGACGTGTTCGCCGAGCTGCTGCGGCACTGGGGGCCGGCGGCCCCCGCGGTCGTCGCCCACGACTTCGGCGGCGCGGTCGCCCTGCGGGCGCACCTGCTCAACGGGTGCGCCTACCGCAGCCTCGCCCTGGTCGACGTGGTCGCCCTGGCGCCGTGGGGCTCCCCGTTCTTCCGGCTCGTGGCCGAGAACACCGACGTCTTCGCCCGGCTCCCGGCCCATCTGCACGAGGCGCTGGTCGGCGCCTACATCGCCTCCGCCGCGCACGGCGAGCACGCGCCCGGCACGCTGCGGGAGCTGTGCGCCCCGTGGCTGGGTGAGGATGGGCAGGCGGCGTTCTACCGCCAGATCGCGCAGGCCGACCAGCGCCACACCGACGAGGTGCAGCCCCGCTACGGCGAGATCGACCTCCCCGTTCTGGTCTGCTGGGGGGACCGGGACACCTGGATCCCGCCGGCCAAGGGCCGCGAACTCAGCGAGCTCATCCCGGGCGCCCGGCACCGGCTGATGGAGGGGGCGGGGCACCTGGTGCAGCTCGACGCGCCCGCCCAGCTCACGGCCGCGCTCGCCGGGTTCCTGGCCGAGCGCGGCTGA
- a CDS encoding thiolase family protein, with amino-acid sequence MTDAFVLDAVRTPFGRYGGALAGVRPDDLAAHVVRSIVDRSPDLDPAAVEDVYFGDANGAGEDNRDVARMAVLLAGLPTSVPGATLNRLCGSGLEAAIAANRAVAVGDASLVLAGGVESMSRAPWVLQKPAKGFPSGHETLHSTTLGWRMVNPRMPEEWTVSLGESTEQVAGIHGIGRAEQDAFALRSHTNAADAWAKGVFDDEIAAVPGVELERDESIRETSLDKLGSLKPAFRPDGTITAGNASPLNDGAAALLIGDEAAARATGREPLARIVSRGVAAVEPHRFGIGPVEAADTALRRAGIGWGDLSVVELNEAFAAQSLACLKLWPELDPEIVNPNGGAIAIGHPLGASGARVLGSLAHELRRRGGGWGLAAICIGVGQGLAVVLHA; translated from the coding sequence ATGACCGACGCATTCGTCCTGGACGCGGTCCGCACCCCCTTCGGAAGGTACGGCGGCGCCCTCGCCGGCGTGCGCCCCGACGACCTCGCGGCGCACGTGGTCCGCTCGATCGTGGACCGCTCCCCCGACCTGGACCCCGCGGCCGTCGAGGACGTCTACTTCGGTGACGCCAACGGCGCCGGCGAGGACAACCGCGACGTCGCCAGGATGGCGGTGCTGCTCGCCGGGCTGCCGACATCGGTGCCCGGCGCCACCCTGAACCGGTTGTGCGGATCGGGGCTGGAGGCCGCCATCGCCGCCAACCGCGCGGTGGCCGTGGGCGACGCCTCCCTCGTGCTGGCCGGCGGCGTGGAGTCGATGAGCAGGGCCCCCTGGGTGCTGCAGAAGCCCGCGAAGGGCTTTCCCTCGGGCCACGAGACGCTGCACTCCACCACCCTGGGCTGGCGCATGGTCAACCCGCGGATGCCCGAGGAGTGGACCGTGTCGCTCGGCGAGAGCACCGAGCAGGTGGCCGGGATCCACGGCATCGGCCGGGCCGAGCAGGACGCCTTCGCGCTGCGCAGCCACACCAACGCCGCCGACGCCTGGGCCAAGGGCGTCTTCGACGACGAGATCGCCGCCGTGCCGGGCGTCGAACTGGAGCGCGACGAGAGCATCCGCGAGACGTCGCTGGACAAGCTCGGCTCGCTGAAGCCGGCGTTCCGCCCCGACGGCACCATCACCGCGGGCAACGCCTCCCCGCTCAACGACGGCGCGGCCGCCCTGCTCATCGGCGACGAGGCGGCCGCCCGCGCGACGGGGCGGGAGCCGCTGGCCCGCATCGTCAGCCGGGGCGTGGCCGCCGTGGAGCCGCACCGGTTCGGCATCGGCCCGGTCGAGGCGGCCGACACCGCCCTGCGCCGTGCCGGGATCGGCTGGGGCGACCTGTCGGTCGTGGAACTCAACGAGGCGTTCGCCGCGCAGTCGCTGGCCTGCCTGAAGCTGTGGCCGGAGCTGGACCCGGAGATCGTCAACCCCAACGGCGGCGCGATCGCCATCGGCCACCCGCTGGGCGCCTCGGGCGCGCGCGTCCTGGGCTCCCTCGCCCACGAGCTGCGCCGCCGCGGCGGCGGCTGGGGCCTGGCCGCGATCTGCATCGGGGTGGGCCAGGGGCTCGCCGTCGTGCTGCACGCCTGA